DNA from Panthera leo isolate Ple1 chromosome D2, P.leo_Ple1_pat1.1, whole genome shotgun sequence:
TAGAGGATGGGTGAGATTGTCCcactggttttttgttgttgttgttgttgttgtttggcaAAGCTAATTAGTGGGTGGTCCTGTCCATTGGTTTTAAAATCAAACCCACTATATTGGCCTACGGCCTTCCAGGCCCAACTGAACTTGTCTCTAGCCTCATCTTAGACCACTCTTAGAGTCCTCACTGGCTCATTATATTCCAGCCACTCAGTGCTCCTGTTCTCTTCCTGGAACACCTGTCCCCTTTCCTGTCCCTGGGCCTTTGACTATGCTACTTCCTCTGCCTACGCGGCTCTTTGCACGCTTGGTTCCTTCTCATCCTCATAAAGGTTTCCCCTGACTCCTCTTCCTCAAGGGGCCTCCCTGCCTGGCTATTCCGTCTCATCACCCTGGTCATGCTCTCCAATGCACGTATCACAACCGGCACTTACCTTGCTTGTTTTCGTTTCTTGTTTATCACCCACCTTCCACACGTGATAggaagctccatgaaggcagggaatACAAGCAGAAGCCAGGTGGCATGAAAAGACCTCATCATTAAGTGTCTCTAGTAGCTCACTTTTAAGCCCAGAATCCTACTATAGACAAAAACCCCAGTACCCTTATTGACAATCAATGTCATCATGGCCAGAGTTTTTCTGTCACCATACCCTCTGAGTTTGCTTGAATGGGGCAGTGAGGCAGACGCATAATATTTCTGGACTTCACATACCTTAACCAGTAAATTGGCTGAATACTGATGGCTTCAGTACCGATGGCTTCGTAAACTCAGATTAAGGTAGCCAAATTGTTTACTGGGTTATTTTCCTCAGCTTCAGTTCTGGAGAATACAGCACCATTGCCATGGTCAACAAACACCATCAGAGTTTTTGTGTCCTGGTAGTCGATGTGAATACTGGGGACAGACACCCTGGGAGTGACAAACTGGGCTACGTACCCATAGATACTTACTTTACTTTAAGGTTCTGCTAATTGTATTCGATGTTATTAGGGACTCCTAGGcccaaatttttataaaatactgtatCTGTTGaaccttttaaatttaatacaaCCAAAGAGCACCTGTATTAGAGGCAGATGAGAGACTGGTTTATTCTGCAAACAATAAAGGCTAAAGTTTCCTCTGTTGTTGATAAcagccctactgtgtgccaggcccagtACTGAGAGGTTTCCATGCATTAACTCCTTCAGTCCTCCCCACATATCTGTGTGGTCAGTactattgtctccattttacagataaggaagcagGGAAAGTTAGGGATTCTAGGTGCTCTATCAATATTtgtttagtaaataaatatgtgatttttgtCCATGGCCATACAATGTTAAAAAGGAGCCAGCCAAAACTTGTTTTTGCAATATTGCTTCATTCTGTTTTTCGTTTCCTTTtccgtgtgtgtacgtgtgcatgtaaagggatggagggtggggtggggagcagccaGAGTTGCtacagaggaggggaaggaagcaaaGTGAGGACAGCTGCCTAGGAATTACTACATTCATGTAGTAATTTTGGCACAATTGGaacagcatctgactcttaatcctggggtcatgagtttgagtcctacgttgggtgtagagattacttaaataaataagccttttcttttaagtttacttattttgagagagacagagacagtgcaaatcacggaggggcagagagagagagtcccaagcaggctccacactgtcagtgtagagcctgacgcagggcttgaacccgcgaagctgtgagatcatgggctcaaacccacgaagctgtgagatcatgacctgaactgaaaccaagagtcagacgcttaaccgactgagccacccaggcaccccgttaaataaataaacttttaaaagaaaatgttaaaaaaaaaaaaaaagaaatactaaattcTAGCATAATGTCCCCATCAGTTGTGCTACCTAATCCTGATTCTGTTTTCACTTAATTAAAAAGCTCTAACTCTTTAGTAAAGACGGTTTTTTATAAAACCATGGGCAAACTAGAACTACAGCCTGGAGGTGAAAgcaaaaaaactttaataacatgacatttttctaaataatgaaaGTAGTACATATTTcttgaagacatttttgaaaatacaggGGACAAAAACCCTCTAAATTTCAATCCTTACGGAGAAGCAGTTAACATTTTGGAAACCTTTTGATGTAACCACCCTGCCACCTCATTTTCAAGAGCAGgtgtttttggggcgcctgggtggctcagtcggttaagcatccaacttcagctcaggtcacgatctcgcggtccgtgagttcgagacccgcgtcgggctctgggctgatggctcagagcctggagcctgcttcggattctgtgtctccctctctctctgcccctcccccgttcatgctctgtttctctctgtctcaaaaataaataaacgttaaaaaaaaaattaaaaaaaaaaaaagagcaggtgtttttgcttctgtttacTAAGCCAAGGAGCAAGGCAGAATTATTCTGCTCCTGTGGCTGGTGCTCTGACAAGAATAGAGAAAAACCTTTGCTCACATCTGGAGAGCCAGTGGTGCGCCCCAGAAATGAGAACCCGACGTTAAGGAGCTTCTAAACGTCATCTGAAGGGAAGTCCTGGCTCTGGTCGAACAAGGATAATGCCCTCGGTCCTTTGGGCTCTTTGTTTTCCTGCTCTAGGATCGAAGTTCTTTTCCATAACTGAATAATTGGAAGACCTTTCCAGAGGGAAATAGCTTTTTCCAGCTGAACCAGTTCCTTCCCCAAAtctacagggaacaaactgagtctgttcactttcttttattaggcaaacaatttacattttattatgaaaatgaagTCTGCAAACAAGATTACTTTATTAAATCACCACCTCCTCAGCTTTTCTTCTCTGCTGTAAGTATGCACCATGATCTAACGGGCCTCCCACTAGCTTCCTGAACATTTTTCAAATCCCTTCTCTTCCTTGGAGATCCAACTAAGatgcaaaatgttttcatttttcagtcttcttGGAAAAAGCGGTTTTTCATTCTGTcaaagagtgggggaaggagactTCACGTCTCCTATTACAAAGACGAACATCGCCGAGGTTCCATTGAAATTGACCGGTGCGCATCCAGTCCGGAAAACGTGTATAACAACGAATACTAACACAGGGCAtgcaaattgaaatttaaatcatTGACTGAAAGCACCAAAGCCTTCATGCTTACAATACTGGTTGCTGAAAAGAAGCTGAAATGAAGAACATCCTGAGTAAAACACAGCCACATACTTATTTCAAGTTGTATATACCAGTTCataaattattcattaataaGCATTTAGTTACAAAAGACTTTGATTTGCTTAATTTACGGATGAGGGAGAGCAGATCAAATCACCATTTCATAAACCcaagatggatttttaaaaaagtattgagatttgctttttttttttggccttctCTTTAAGAAATTcggtacaaaatgaaaattaggaAACATGATCGTTTGTAGGACAAAGAATTCaacagaaataagaatttttGAATTAAATGTGAGGCTGAACTAAGTATTTGCAATCAGTAATGAGCCAGATCTAAACTTATTTTGAAACATTATTGGACAATTTCCAAGCCATTGATCAAGCAGACCTAAATTTTATTCAGTTAGCATCTTAATATAAAACAGTAGTCATTGTGTTTGAATCTGTGTAATACTTTGTGTCTATATCTAACAGAAACTCCAGTGTAGAAGTTGGCATAAGTAGCCATGAAAAAATGCAATCTGTATGTAAGATGTTCAAATGCCACCCTGATGAGGTGATGTCCATCAGAACCACTAACAGGGAATATTTCCTCATTGGCCATGACAGGTAAGTAGTAAGATAACACAGTGTTTCCTGTGTGCGCAGTAAAAAGCAGACAAGCAGACAAACTATCTCAAACCAATAACCAATAAACAGACTTTGAACAGAAATCCATGGCCACCCCCTGCAACACCATCATTAGTTCATTACTGGGTAGTGTTCATTATTTGTTAAAACATCTCAGAAAGTAACAGTATTCATTCCCTAGGGCttctataacaaagtaccacaaactgaatGTCTTAGAACAACAGATACGTATTGTCTCACGTATGTTCTGGAGGCCCGGCATCTGAAATCAGGGTGTCACAGGGCCAcgttccttctgaaggctctagggaaggtCTGTTCTAGGcctttctcctggcttctggtagTTCCTTGGCTTCTGTCAGCAGAACTACAATGTTCACACAGCATTCTCCCTGTGAGCGTGTCTCTGCATCCAAACTTTTTTTAAGGACGCTTGTCATAATGAATTAGGAGGCCAGTATAACCTCATCTTCACCAATGACATCTACAATAACCCAACCCaatttccagataaggtcacattctgaggtactggggattgacacttcaacagatgaattttgaggggacgcCAGTCAACCCACACCCCCATCCTCATCACCCCAGTTGCTTTTCACATAAAAGAACCCAATACACAAACATCTGTACAAGCTACATATGTTAGGGAGGGGCCATGTTCATCCCTGAAGAAGTCTTCGGTTTTTAAGGGGGGCTCCCGTTAGCAAAGGTGCCTAACGGATCCTTTGTAGATGATTGGCTGCTTGACAGAGAGGCCAAGGCCAGGGGAGGAAGCTGGGCAGAGGAGGCACAGAACGCTCACGCCGAAGTATGAAGGGCCTTGATCTGCTGCAGATTAAGCTCAAGGCGAACAGCCTTCTTTTTCACATTGTCATGAAAGTCAATAGAAAAGTTGTGATTTATATAAATTCATTCAAACACAGGCTTCATAAACACACGCATCCCCCAAAGGGAGGCACACCTGGGTAGCtattcaaaaaatggtgctgacGGGTTAAGGGGCTCGCTTATGAACACAAAAGAAATCAGTGTCAAAGCCAAAAGGTCCCAACCCTATGATCACTACTGTTATTTTCGACtgttcttcccatttctctgAGCTTTCCTCGCAGAGGCGGCAGGAAGATTAATTCTAGTGTGCAAGTGTGGAGGTGGTGAGGAGCCAGTGGGTCATTGAAGCTACTTCGGgaaaaatctttatttccctGGTACCTGCTCCCACTGCCTGTTCCAACCTTAATAAAAGAATCTTTTTCTGGTTCAAAAGGAGCACAGGTGCTATTGTTGCCACACGCCAACTGAAAAGTTTATTCCTATCAACAGGGAGAAGATTAAAGACTGGGTCTCCTTCATGTTATCATTTTGCTGGGACGTCAAAGCAGCACGCCAGAACACAGAGGTGACTCTACATTGCCGATAAAATAACAGGGCACCCGAACACAGCCTCTgtcacaaggaaacaatggtaGCTTTTGCTTTTCCTCCTGAGCAACTGGCACtaatacaaggaaaaaataagtgagaaaatgtaCATCCTTGTTATTTTTGTGATGAACAATAGGGAAAAATACTTCCGTGTTTTGCAAGAGACCTAAAATGCAGACCCTTCAAATTTTCATTATGGGGTCGGAGGAGTGAAATGCACTTTTTTAAGCGTAGCTAAGACTACAGCAGTTCCCATCATTGTTATTCAAGGTGCATAACAGCTACCTTTTTCAGTGAGTAAGTCTAGGCTGGTGTCTGTACAAAGGCTCTTCATATCTCTTGCGTTTTCAGTGGAATCTCTCTTTAATGTAAGGGCTAGTAGctttaggtttttaatttacttcccGAGAACCTTCGCTGATTTACACAAGTCCTTTATGAGGGTAGACCTTTATAAATGAAACTCAGTGTATAGGTATCATTTTGACATGTTTTCTCCAAGTTGTTCTGTGCCCACAGCAAGGGCAGAGGCCGTGGAGGAAGGAAAGCGAGGTGTGTCTATGGTAGACCCAAATGACCAGAAAATAGTGGCACAGGGTCAAAAAGACAGGTGGAGGGAAATTCAGGACATCGGAAGCCCAGGCTGAGAGTCCTCAAGGGCTTGGAAACAGGAGAGAGCTATGATCACCTTGTATCTTGGTGAGAGAAGGCTGGCTGGGGGGATAAATGTTAGCGGAAAAGAGTGAAGGCGGGAAGCCCAGCGACGAGGCTGTTGCTTCGGTCCAGGTAAGACATGGATTGTGCCCTGATTGCAATATTCCTCTTCCATAAGCAGGAGAAATTCTCCCTGGGTGGTAAAAGGCCTTCTTCAGACCCCAGTCCTCTCCTTGGTCCTTCCAGCGCGTCAGAGGCTGtcaaccccaccccaccaagaAATAGTCTTCCAGACATGGTAATcggatttccatctctctctctctctctctctctctctctctctctctcgacgcCTTGCCTGGGAGTCTGCTGATGCTTCCAAAGTATTACCCATGTATTTGACACCTTCCTCTAAGCCTAACCCACCGTCATGATCTTAGCCTTAGTATTTATCCTATATTTAGTCTGTTTCTTATACCACAAATGAGCCTTCCTGCTTGCCCTGCCTACCTggaaatgtattcattcattttgggTGCGCCTCACCATGCATCTGGGTATGTTGGCCGGAGAACCCTCCAGCTAAACAGAAGCCTGGCTGGcaaccttttccttcctttcacacAAAGGGTGCAGATTACCTCTGTAAAAAAGATTCCCAACACACCACTCGGTCTCCTGCCATACCGTCTATATTTCTGGGGTAAAACCAAggttcttattcatctttttcatttaCCCAGATCGATCTTGCTTCctcttaagtgtgtgtgtgtgtgcgcacgtgcgcgtgtgtgtgtgtgacttcatTTCTAATGAAacccatttgaagaaaaaaatacatctggCTCTTGAAAGTGATTTGTGATTGTGCTCTCAGCTCTCTTGGATTCAGTCTTCCCAACTTTGGATTAACGGACCTAGTGGttgggtagtttttttttatctcctgcCGTGGATACCATTTCGTCCGTTAGAGATGTAACCATtgacttttccttctccctgggtGCCAAGCACATCTTAATATGGCATAACCTGCTGTTTTATCTAGTTGGGAGCTCTCCAACTATGTTAAAAGCTTTCCTACCCCCTGCTTTTCGAAAGATAACGTTACTGGTCGTCTTGCCTTTTCACACTTTGCATTCGAATTCGGAGATTTTTCAGTCAGCTCCAGTTAAGAGTACCATCTACCTTGTTGGGTtttgtggtggtgatggtggttgtCATTGTCGTTGTTGTGGGAACCGTTCTTCACCCCCAGCTCACCACGGTCTGGCTTCATGATCTTGGCACTAGAAAAATAGACAccattgaaaacattttgtttttaaaatcacttccCTTCAAGGACTTCCTAGAAAACATTCAAGTTCTTTTCAAAACCCTTGCTCACAGGCATTGTTCTTGGAAGAATTAAGTTGTACTTGTAACAATTTTCCTGCCATGCAAAGCAGCTGCTTTAGTAGAGGATCTTGTATCCACTGGGGAGGGAAGGTGGTAGTTGCTTAAACCTACATTACCTTGTAGACTGTAATTCATATGATCACATGACCAACATTAGCAAATTGCATTGCTATGGAAACAATAGAAGTGTGTAAGCAGAACACAAAAGAGGAATATTgagcaggaagaggaaaggtGTGGTGCCCTGACCGTGGGCTGATTATCTTCCCAGGTGGCCCCGGGTGAAAACTAGTATATGGGAGTGGGGGGACTCAGTGGCAGACCTTAGCGCCTTGGAATataccctcccccaccacccgcCCCTGAGAGAACTGCTTGTTCTAAGTTACAGGTCCCAATGGTAGAGAACAGCCTGAAATACGGGCTTGAATTTTTACCTCATCAAGGTGACCCAGACTCAAGAGGCGAGTTCAAGTTGTGTGGACTTCTGCATGTAACCTTGGGAAATTTTCCGATCTTCTCAACTTAATTAATCTAATATGGCTTCCCAGAAAGCATGTGGTTTAATTCTgtctcttgcaaaaaaaaaaaaaaaaaaaaaagagagagagagagagagagagagagagagggagagaatagaaTTAATTGTCTTCCTCTCTTTATTCAGCATTTCATGGAAAACAATTCTCCAGGACTCGGACAAGCTCATCTGCCACATGATTTCTTGTCAGAGACTACTGAAGATACAGAAGAAGAGAGTCATTATATTAGTCCTCAAAGTATTCTTTCACAGGTAACCCCTTCCATCCActaatccttccttccttgtacGGATATTTGCCGGGTCCCTGCTGCGTGCTGTTCctgaggcaggaggctgggctcGGTGGTGAATCAGGCACAGGTGATGTGCTCGCGGTGCTGACCCTTGAAAAGAAGGAGGCCGTGATACAAGACAGAAAGGGCTCTGTGCCGAAGAGAGACGCCGATAAATGCCTGGAGtgcatgagggaagggaagcggGGAGGGGATttccagacagaaagaaaaggccaTTAAAAAATACTCCCCCCGCCAAAAGTAAGTACAAAACTATGCAGTGACAGTTCAGAGAAGGATGAGACTGGCGTTGGCTGAGGGGGTCAGAGGGGGCTGCGGGACCTCATAAGGCCCGAACACAGCTTCATCAggccagagaggaaagggggggCTCCAGGTGACACAAGTGGCCTGAAAGCTGGCTCTGGAAGAGCACCGTTTGTAGGTGAGCAGCGGGAAGACCGGCTTGGCTGGAAGGAATGTTTCCAAATATGGGTTAATGATTCAACTGCCAGGCAGGCGATTAAAAGCCCTGAGGGTTTTTGAGCAACCAGTCCCCCAAATGCCTTAGTAGTGAGGGGCTAGCCGAGAGCCTCCCAAGGGCAAGGTCTTTTCTAGGACTTCCGCAGCCCCTTGACGCAAGTTGGCTAGCCTGTGAGCACGGTGGCCTGAGGCCAGCTTTGACCCAGCCTGGTGACACGTCTCTACAGCAGCACCAGTCGGGAGAAAGAGTGCATATCATTAAGTTGCCTAGTGacgaaacagaaaaataaatagcaatttaGTCCAATAAAACACCGTATCGGAAACACGGGGAATccaggaggagaaaacagactttGAGTCAGTCAGAAGCTTTCCCAGTTCAGCCTCCCAGCATGAGCACCACTGCTCATCCGGCGGTGGATGTACTGACCCTTTGAGGGCCCAGAGCCATCACGTAAGGGATAAAAAGCTACCCGGTTATTGGTAGCCTTGCATCCTTACACTTATCCCTCTTGTCTGTAGTTGGATAGTCTTATTGCTTCCAATGATTCTGGTCAACCTGCTGAACCTGGTAGTCCAGAACAGTTCTCGGAGACAAATGAACATCATTACATGCCAATGAAATCCTGGTACGTAAAACTGTCATGTTCTTAAAATTGATTCCGGCTAATGTACTCTTATAGAACAACCACTGTTGATACAGTTATTCAAAAACATCACCATAGACCAAATTCAACACATTATTCCGCAATCtcaaaaaaagaagtgagaatgCTTTTCTCAACCCACCGAAATGCTTTCACTACCCATGTAGTGACCCCCTCGGGtcattttctgtctcctgggGAACTTATTTTCTATTCTGAATTGATGTCTCATCCTCACTTCTGTCCTTCAAGCCCTTCCAATGGAAAGGGTTATTTTGACTCCATATCCATTTTCAGAAGGGAAGTTTGTTGGATTTGATTCTAACTGTGGCTGTGATTATGAGGGCTGGGCATACTTGAAGACCTTGTTAGTTTTCACATGGCTCCTAGCTACTGAAATCCGATTCACCCACCAAAGAAAGTTGTAAATAAACATGGTGACAAAGGGTATTGTATTAACTTctgattttctagttttttcagAGAGACATCCCACAAGTCTGCTGATAGCAAAGAGGGATCCCAGGCCCTTCCAGAGATCCAGAACGGGGGGCTTCACTTGCAAGAACAAGGCTCACAAAGTGACTCTTGTCTTCCACCTGCCAATATGGAAGCACAGACCATGAATGACAAAAAGGGGTTGGCCTCACTTACTGTTGTGCGATTATCTATACTAAtcaagtaaagttttattttctaaaactatgCGCCCTTAGAGCAACACAGCCTTCCTTTTTAACTCAGAATTCAAGTTTAAATGGTTCCTAAAAATCTTCAAGTTGGCCAACAGTCCGACTAGCTTCCTCTTCTTACCGAGTGGTGGCCAAGGACAATGAGTAACAGAGCTGGAAGCAAAGCAGTCCCCTGGGCTGTGGGtagcatttccaaatatttctaaaaattatcccTTGGCTAGTCTTTCGGGCCCTGGAACTCTGGATCACGCTGACCTGGGTAGCATGTCACCCAACGTCTATGGTTAAAATTATGGGCGAGTTGCATGAGGTTTGGTTATAGAATAAGAGGGGAAGATTTAGGTTTTAAGTGATGTCAAGGGCATTTGATGaaattgttctcagttttaagtcTTTCCAGTATATTCTTCTATGGAATCATTTCCAGTGGAGAAATAAGCAGACTGGTGTGATATATAATCAGTTTAGtccattttttgttcttttcccattgtCTGCCATCCATTAGCACATCCCAAGAGGGGTGCGGGAGGGCATTAATGAGTAACTTAAATTCATATTCTCCCAATGTCTTGGACAATTTTTAACTGGGAAATACCATCCTAGAGGTAGGAAGTAAAGTCTAGTCGGAATGTCCAGCTCAGAGCTGCCTGAGGTGACTTTTATAAACATCTTATCTCGTAGTAACATCCCTGATGAAAGCCAGGTGGAGAAACTGAATgtgttcctttctccttctgacGTCATAAATTATCTTAGTCTCACGGAAGCTGCAGGACGGATATGGTAGGTTGGAGATTTGAGGGCTCTTGATTATAAATGGGGTTGGGAGATAGGCAGACAACGATTATATCCTGAAACTGTATGTGGCAAAACCGATCAGACAGCTTGGACTGTTGAGTTGTTCTCACAAAAGATCTTTGGTTGAGGCAGAAATGAAGGTATTGCTGTGTAAGAGGATCAGCTGGGAAGTGGGTTGGTAGTGGAGTACCCAAAAGTCCAGTACCCATTTCTGATTTTTGGAAGGTAAAGAAGAGCCGGAAGGAATAGGTATGGTCCAAGGAAATCATTCCCAATCAATGAGCAATGACCGTTTGATAAACGAAAAGTTAGTGAAGTCAACAAGAATCTAAGGTCTAAAACAAATGGTCACACCAAGGTCTGAGGCTTTGAGACACCTGTTGGTCTGGGACAGACACAAAAGAGAGAATCTTCTTAAAATCAGCACCGTTTAAtttgattctaaattcttttaaaaacttcatagTTTATTCTGAAGGAAGATTACATTTTCACAAGGGGAGAAAGTCCTTTAACGTAAAAGGCTTATTCATTCTATAAGAGGGCAGTAAACAACTCTTCCACTTTTCCAAATTTCCCACCATCTAAGAGGCTCACTAGAGAGTCACTAGATAGTCATTGTGTAATCATCATGTGCTCACTTGCAATAAGCACTTATTAAACGCCTTCTGTTTCCTTGGAGTTATATGggtctaaaattttttttttgaaggtagCACTCTACTTCTGGGGTCTCATAgcctggtgaaaaaaaaaaaaaaaacagccacataaacaagcaaacataaaATGCACTGTACTTAAATACACAATAAATGGGTGCTCGCCTAGTGCAATAGAAGTCAGGGATGGGGGGTTAATTAAAGGAAGAGGAATGTAGGAGGGCCATTAGAGGTGGTATGATTAGAGTTGGCTTTGGAGGGCAGGTCCAACAGAGGTGACAGACGAAAGAATATTCAAGCAGAAAATGCAGTTTGTCTACTTCAGATGGGGTGTAACATAGCTGAAGAAGCTGGTAATGAGGGAACCCCAGTCTGTGTCCTGCGAGCACAGTCTCACACTTGTGTTGAACGCTGTGTTCCATTGCAGTGTGGCTCAGTGGCAAGGCCCCCGGCACCTgggatgtttattttttcacGGAGATCACATCTTGGCTGTGAATGACCTGATGCCCCAGGGCCTGGAGGAGGCTTCCTTGTTTCTCAGTCGGTCTGTCCAGAAGGAGGTGAGTCCTGCTGACCAGTTCTGGCCAAGAATAAGATCAAGGTCTTGGGTGGAGCCTGAACGGTTCATGTAAATGCATGCAAATAACAGACTGTGACTGTAGAAccctttcaaaattctttcataTAAAGTGATATTTGGAGAGGGCTCCGGATTAAGAGACTGAGCATCGGGGTCCAGGACCTCGGATACACAGCATGATGTGGTGGAAAGAGTTTACAATGGAATCGCATTGGCTCAGGATTTGCATTGCATCACCTTAAGTCAGTTTGTGCCTCATCTCTCTCTTCTGCAAAATTGGGGGTAAGGATAATACAAGTTGTTGgagaattaaatgtgataatatgTGTAGCATGCTTACACACGTGACTGGCACCTAGTAGGTACTCATAGAGTTATCTGTGCTTTTACTTCTCTGATTGGCTGGGGAACATTGGCCAGGTTCAGCTTTACACACTTCAGTCCCCTCATCTCCGAAATTGACCTAGCTGTACCTTCCTCACTGAGTTATtgtaagaaggaaacaaaacatgcGAGCGTGTACAaactatgtatgtttttaaagggCTAGCCATGGTTCTGCCTGTGCGTATAGTCTCCCTGTGGTAAATTCCCTCCCTggcctgtgtttattttttacatgaccttgggaaaatcacgttcttctcttggcttcagctTTTTCTCTCTACAGGAAGATAGttggttttcaaactgtgcttCTTGGGTCCCTAAGCGACAGGAACTTGAGGAAGAGGTAAAGAAGGGGACAATATGTAAGACTTCGATGAGAGCAATCTACGtttatcatttatgttttttggaTGTTGGCTCTGTTAGCTCTCTTTGAAGAAACATTTCCTTGTCTTGAAATCCTAAAAactgaggtacctgggtggctcagttggttgggcacccgcctcttgattttggctcaggtcatgatcccagggtcgtgggatcgagccccatgttgggctctgcactgggcatggagcctgtttgagattctatctctctcttcctctgcccctcttcccagtcgcgctcacattctctctctctctgctctaaaacaatcataataataagtaaaattaaatttttaaaaactcctgaaAACTGCTGTGCTAAGTGATCTCTCAAATTTCTTCCAGCTCTGAAGGTTTCTGATTACATAGGTCTTATCTCTCCTGCCTGACACAATTACCCCATGCTATTCCTATTACCTCTATGGGAAAAGCAGCCAAGGATGAGTGAATTGCCAAAGATACATAAATAGTTGTGGAGCAAGGActcattctcattcattcactcactcgcCATTTATGCACATCTCCTTTAGTACTGAGCTAAGTCCTAGAGCTACAAAAATGGCCTCAGCCTAGGCTTGAGGAGCTCACATAGTATGGATCAAACAGGCATGTTGTGTGCTGGTTACAATAAGGTATATGCCCTAGGATGTGGACAGAGGGCCagtgaagcagaaagaaaggagtaAATCTATCTGAGGAAGTCTAGGAAGGTGTCTCAGAGAAGGTAGTGTCTCGCTCGGGTTTTGAAGACCAGGTAGGAGTTTGTGTGG
Protein-coding regions in this window:
- the PLEKHS1 gene encoding pleckstrin homology domain-containing family S member 1 isoform X6 produces the protein MEPKPQKSPGKQFTFYYENEVCKQDYFIKSPPPQLFFSASSWKKRFFILSKSGGRRLHVSYYKDEHRRGSIEIDRNSSVEVGISSHEKMQSVCKMFKCHPDEVMSIRTTNREYFLIGHDREKIKDWVSFMLSFCWDVKAARQNTEQEKFSLGGKRPSSDPSPLLGPSSASEAVNPTPPRNSLPDMHFMENNSPGLGQAHLPHDFLSETTEDTEEESHYISPQSILSQLDSLIASNDSGQPAEPGSPEQFSETNEHHYMPMKSCFFRETSHKSADSKEGSQALPEIQNGGLHLQEQGSQSDSCLPPANMEAQTMNDKKGLASLTVVRLSILINNIPDESQVEKLNVFLSPSDVINYLSLTEAAGRICVAQWQGPRHLGCLFFHGDHILAVNDLMPQGLEEASLFLSRSVQKEKIKLTIGRIPNSEKFHAVGCTCPLKYKGVVPCRLGESGLEKTLKRSPAIKKRQHQRTGESHDRTHC
- the PLEKHS1 gene encoding pleckstrin homology domain-containing family S member 1 isoform X5, with product MALQTPKNYNIKGEQTAIMEPKPQKSPGKQFTFYYENEVCKQDYFIKSPPPQLFFSASSWKKRFFILSKSGGRRLHVSYYKDEHRRGSIEIDRNSSVEVGISSHEKMQSVCKMFKCHPDEVMSIRTTNREYFLIGHDREKIKDWVSFMLSFCWDVKAARQNTEEKFSLGGKRPSSDPSPLLGPSSASEAVNPTPPRNSLPDMHFMENNSPGLGQAHLPHDFLSETTEDTEEESHYISPQSILSQLDSLIASNDSGQPAEPGSPEQFSETNEHHYMPMKSCFFRETSHKSADSKEGSQALPEIQNGGLHLQEQGSQSDSCLPPANMEAQTMNDKKGNIPDESQVEKLNVFLSPSDVINYLSLTEAAGRICVAQWQGPRHLGCLFFHGDHILAVNDLMPQGLEEASLFLSRSVQKEKIKLTIGRIPNSEKFHAVGCTCPLKYKGVVPCRLGESGLEKTLKRSPAIKKRQHQRTGESHDRTHC
- the PLEKHS1 gene encoding pleckstrin homology domain-containing family S member 1 isoform X4 translates to MALQTPKNYNIKGEQTAIMEPKPQKSPGKQFTFYYENEVCKQDYFIKSPPPQLFFSASSWKKRFFILSKSGGRRLHVSYYKDEHRRGSIEIDRNSSVEVGISSHEKMQSVCKMFKCHPDEVMSIRTTNREYFLIGHDREKIKDWVSFMLSFCWDVKAARQNTEQEKFSLGGKRPSSDPSPLLGPSSASEAVNPTPPRNSLPDMHFMENNSPGLGQAHLPHDFLSETTEDTEEESHYISPQSILSQLDSLIASNDSGQPAEPGSPEQFSETNEHHYMPMKSCFFRETSHKSADSKEGSQALPEIQNGGLHLQEQGSQSDSCLPPANMEAQTMNDKKGNIPDESQVEKLNVFLSPSDVINYLSLTEAAGRICVAQWQGPRHLGCLFFHGDHILAVNDLMPQGLEEASLFLSRSVQKEKIKLTIGRIPNSEKFHAVGCTCPLKYKGVVPCRLGESGLEKTLKRSPAIKKRQHQRTGESHDRTHC
- the PLEKHS1 gene encoding pleckstrin homology domain-containing family S member 1 isoform X2, with the protein product MALQTPKNYNIKGEQTAIMEPKPQKSPGKQFTFYYENEVCKQDYFIKSPPPQLFFSASSWKKRFFILSKSGGRRLHVSYYKDEHRRGSIEIDRNSSVEVGISSHEKMQSVCKMFKCHPDEVMSIRTTNREYFLIGHDREKIKDWVSFMLSFCWDVKAARQNTEEKFSLGGKRPSSDPSPLLGPSSASEAVNPTPPRNSLPDMHFMENNSPGLGQAHLPHDFLSETTEDTEEESHYISPQSILSQLDSLIASNDSGQPAEPGSPEQFSETNEHHYMPMKSCFFRETSHKSADSKEGSQALPEIQNGGLHLQEQGSQSDSCLPPANMEAQTMNDKKGLASLTVVRLSILINNIPDESQVEKLNVFLSPSDVINYLSLTEAAGRICVAQWQGPRHLGCLFFHGDHILAVNDLMPQGLEEASLFLSRSVQKEKIKLTIGRIPNSEKFHAVGCTCPLKYKGVVPCRLGESGLEKTLKRSPAIKKRQHQRTGESHDRTHC